A single genomic interval of Aegicerativicinus sediminis harbors:
- a CDS encoding cupin domain-containing protein, with translation METTKSKWVLGHKVTPYDTTGDYDLMMGETPAKVPGPPPHLHQSFKEVFLVVEGEMDFIVDGEAKKISAGESIDIPPNTLHTFGNNSDKPCKWINIHSPKGFREFFESLGVEESDPEAQQKSVAQETIQKVLQTAADYDMIIKL, from the coding sequence ATGGAAACAACTAAGTCAAAATGGGTATTGGGGCACAAAGTAACCCCTTACGATACCACGGGCGATTACGATTTAATGATGGGAGAAACCCCTGCCAAAGTGCCCGGGCCACCTCCACATTTACATCAATCGTTTAAGGAAGTATTTTTAGTCGTTGAGGGCGAAATGGATTTTATAGTAGATGGTGAGGCCAAAAAAATTTCAGCCGGAGAATCTATAGATATTCCGCCAAACACCTTGCATACCTTCGGAAACAATAGCGACAAACCCTGCAAATGGATAAACATCCACAGTCCCAAGGGATTTAGGGAATTCTTTGAAAGTCTTGGTGTGGAAGAGTCAGATCCAGAAGCCCAGCAAAAGTCGGTTGCCCAAGAAACGATTCAGAAAGTTTTACAAACTGCTGCCGATTATGATATGATCATCAAGCTTTAA
- a CDS encoding SRPBCC domain-containing protein, with protein MKQLLEPHPETEIVSSRVFNCTASKLFEAFSNPDNLKQWWGPNGFTNTFHQFDFRVGGNWKFTMHGPEVGNYENEVVFLKIDPPNLIAWDRITQPYFQMLITIEEMDQSSSKLSFIMKFYSAEVKNKLLNFVPEKNEENFDRLETLLKQMG; from the coding sequence ATGAAACAACTTCTTGAACCGCATCCTGAAACCGAAATAGTTTCCAGTCGGGTTTTTAATTGCACGGCATCTAAGTTGTTTGAAGCCTTCTCCAATCCTGATAATCTCAAGCAATGGTGGGGTCCGAACGGATTTACCAATACCTTTCATCAATTCGATTTTAGGGTAGGGGGTAATTGGAAATTTACCATGCACGGTCCTGAAGTTGGCAATTATGAAAACGAAGTGGTTTTTCTAAAAATAGATCCACCTAATTTGATTGCTTGGGATCGTATCACCCAACCCTATTTTCAAATGCTTATTACAATTGAGGAAATGGATCAAAGTAGTTCGAAACTTTCTTTTATTATGAAATTCTACTCTGCAGAGGTGAAAAACAAACTCCTCAACTTCGTGCCTGAAAAGAATGAGGAGAATTTTGATCGGTTGGAAACACTGCTAAAACAAATGGGGTAA